The proteins below are encoded in one region of Shewanella putrefaciens:
- a CDS encoding NAD(P)/FAD-dependent oxidoreductase, with translation MKHHDVIIIGAGAAGLMCAATAGYRGRDVLVLDNAKQAGRKILISGGGRCNFTNLKVEPANFLCGNPHFVKSALARYPSQQFIELVERHGIEYHERDHGQLFCNDSAKEIVTMLLTECEWAGVTIKLRTDILAVKKTEAGRFELNTSNGELSCDSLVIATGGLSMPKLGATPYGYQLAEQFGLKVLPTHAGLVPFTWHSEDKIRFEPLSGIAVPSRITAKDGTTFSEALLFTHRGLSGPAILQISNYWKAGETIEINLLPNMDLAQALEQQLAAHPKQSLRNTLSQWLPKRLVEVLFDEALLNKALNQLVHAERAKLADDLHRWTVLMNGTEGYRTAEVTLGGVDTNELSSKTMEASKVAGLYFIGEVMDVSGWLGGFNFQWAWASGVAAGRAV, from the coding sequence GTGAAACATCATGATGTCATTATTATCGGAGCCGGCGCCGCGGGATTGATGTGTGCAGCGACCGCAGGTTACCGAGGTCGTGATGTGCTGGTACTCGATAATGCCAAGCAAGCCGGGCGTAAAATCCTCATCAGTGGCGGCGGGCGTTGTAACTTTACTAACCTCAAAGTCGAGCCCGCTAACTTCCTCTGTGGTAATCCCCACTTTGTTAAGTCGGCACTCGCGCGTTATCCGTCGCAGCAGTTTATTGAGCTGGTCGAGCGCCACGGTATTGAATACCACGAGCGCGACCATGGCCAACTGTTCTGTAATGATTCGGCCAAAGAAATAGTCACTATGCTGCTGACCGAATGTGAATGGGCGGGCGTGACGATTAAGCTGCGCACCGATATTCTGGCCGTTAAAAAGACCGAAGCTGGGCGTTTTGAGCTCAATACTTCTAACGGTGAGTTAAGTTGTGATTCCTTGGTTATCGCTACCGGCGGCTTATCTATGCCCAAGCTGGGCGCCACACCTTACGGCTATCAACTGGCCGAGCAGTTTGGCCTCAAAGTATTGCCAACCCACGCAGGGCTAGTGCCGTTTACATGGCACAGCGAAGATAAAATTCGATTCGAGCCTTTGTCGGGCATCGCAGTGCCGAGCCGCATTACCGCCAAAGATGGCACCACTTTTAGCGAAGCGTTGCTATTCACTCACAGAGGTTTATCCGGCCCCGCCATTTTGCAGATTTCCAACTATTGGAAAGCGGGCGAAACCATAGAAATCAATCTATTGCCGAATATGGATTTGGCGCAGGCACTAGAGCAACAACTGGCCGCACATCCCAAACAGAGCCTGCGTAACACCTTAAGCCAGTGGTTACCTAAGCGGCTGGTGGAAGTATTATTTGATGAAGCCCTGTTGAATAAAGCGTTAAATCAGCTAGTTCACGCCGAGCGCGCCAAGCTGGCCGACGATCTCCACCGCTGGACAGTATTAATGAATGGCACCGAAGGCTATCGCACCGCCGAAGTGACCCTCGGCGGTGTGGATACTAATGAACTGTCCTCCAAAACCATGGAAGCCAGCAAAGTCGCAGGACTTTACTTTATCGGTGAAGTCATGGACGTAAGTGGTTGGTTAGGCGGGTTTAATTTTCAATGGGCCTGGGCATCCGGTGTCGCCGCAGGAAGAGCGGTTTAG
- a CDS encoding response regulator transcription factor, whose amino-acid sequence MPYKILVVDDEAQIHTFMRISLEAEGFEYIGALSIAAALTQYKAQLPHLLVLDLGLPDGDGIELLQTLRPQDKIPVLVLTARDQEEEKIRLLEAGANDYLSKPFGIRELIARIKVLLRDLVDEPTATDLLHFGPLKLQKSTHQLWLEQQEIALTKKEFALMETLMSHPGKLVTQTELLRNIWGETHQEDSHYLRILVSQLRKKLNDSNEQQLIKTEAGLGYRLTDIRHD is encoded by the coding sequence ATGCCATACAAAATCTTGGTCGTGGATGATGAGGCCCAAATCCATACTTTTATGCGGATCTCCCTAGAAGCGGAAGGATTTGAATATATTGGTGCATTATCAATTGCAGCGGCGTTAACGCAATATAAAGCACAGCTGCCACACTTACTCGTACTCGACCTTGGCCTCCCCGATGGCGATGGCATTGAGCTACTGCAAACCCTGCGTCCGCAGGACAAAATCCCCGTATTAGTCTTGACCGCCCGCGATCAAGAGGAAGAAAAAATCCGCCTGTTGGAAGCTGGCGCCAATGACTATCTCAGTAAGCCCTTTGGGATCAGAGAATTAATTGCCCGCATTAAGGTACTGCTTCGCGATCTCGTGGACGAGCCCACGGCAACGGATTTACTCCACTTCGGCCCACTTAAACTGCAAAAAAGTACCCACCAGCTATGGCTAGAACAGCAAGAAATTGCCCTAACCAAAAAAGAATTCGCCTTGATGGAAACCTTAATGTCCCACCCGGGCAAATTAGTCACACAAACCGAATTACTGCGCAATATCTGGGGTGAAACCCATCAGGAAGATAGCCATTATCTGCGGATTTTAGTGAGCCAATTACGTAAAAAACTCAATGATAGCAACGAGCAGCAACTGATTAAAACAGAGGCTGGTTTAGGCTACCGCTTAACGGACATACGTCACGACTAA
- a CDS encoding HIRAN domain-containing protein: MKSVFVIWKDSEDGMWHPVAKLTRSEDGYRFYYTKGANNKNFIAFPRMDDLAKVYHSASMFSFFTNRLIPTNRPEFKMMLEWSDIHAQGYDELDLLGVSGGARKTDEFRIIPEPEVTLSGLYKIRFFISGVRYLTAEGADRVKKLEEGEELTLVYEDTNLHDCKAILVATKDNVPVGYCPKYFNCDIRALLEDPKLSSHSLRVVKVNQDAPSQFRVLCEFVTRWPKGFSPLVSEEYLTYTSLSNVKACD, encoded by the coding sequence ATGAAAAGTGTGTTTGTCATTTGGAAAGATAGCGAGGATGGAATGTGGCATCCTGTAGCTAAGCTTACTCGTTCAGAAGATGGGTATCGTTTCTATTACACCAAAGGCGCAAACAATAAAAATTTTATAGCATTCCCTCGAATGGATGATTTAGCAAAAGTCTATCATTCAGCGTCAATGTTTTCTTTCTTCACCAACCGTCTCATTCCTACAAATAGACCAGAATTTAAAATGATGTTGGAATGGTCAGATATTCATGCTCAAGGCTATGATGAACTTGATTTACTTGGTGTTTCTGGTGGCGCAAGAAAAACGGATGAGTTTCGTATTATTCCCGAACCAGAGGTTACTCTAAGTGGTCTATACAAAATTCGTTTTTTCATTAGTGGCGTAAGATACTTGACTGCAGAAGGTGCGGATCGTGTTAAAAAGTTAGAAGAAGGAGAAGAGCTAACGTTAGTTTATGAGGATACAAACTTACATGATTGCAAAGCTATTTTAGTCGCTACTAAAGATAATGTTCCCGTTGGCTACTGCCCTAAATATTTCAATTGCGATATCCGAGCTCTTCTCGAAGATCCGAAGCTGAGCTCCCACTCTTTGAGAGTTGTGAAAGTAAATCAGGATGCGCCAAGTCAATTTAGAGTGTTATGTGAGTTCGTTACTAGATGGCCTAAGGGATTTAGCCCATTAGTTTCTGAAGAGTATTTAACATATACAAGCCTAAGTAACGTCAAAGCGTGTGACTAG
- the secB gene encoding protein-export chaperone SecB produces the protein MAEVANNEQQAPQFNIQRVYTKDVSFETPNSPAVFQKEWNPEVKLDLDTRSAKLADDVYEVVLSLTVTAQNGGDTAFLCEVQQAGIFSIAGLTEPQLAHSLGAYCPNILFPYAREAVGSLVGRGTFPQLNLAPVNFDALFAQYVQQRQAAATAPAAEEANA, from the coding sequence ATGGCTGAAGTAGCAAACAACGAACAACAAGCCCCACAATTCAACATTCAACGTGTTTACACTAAAGATGTTTCTTTTGAAACGCCTAACAGCCCAGCGGTATTCCAAAAAGAATGGAATCCAGAAGTGAAGTTAGATTTAGACACGCGCAGCGCTAAATTAGCCGATGACGTATACGAAGTCGTACTGTCTCTGACTGTGACTGCACAAAACGGTGGCGATACCGCTTTCCTATGTGAAGTACAACAAGCGGGTATCTTCTCTATCGCTGGTTTAACTGAGCCACAACTGGCACATTCATTAGGCGCATATTGCCCTAACATCCTGTTCCCATATGCCCGTGAAGCAGTGGGTAGCTTAGTTGGTCGTGGTACTTTCCCACAACTGAACCTCGCTCCAGTGAACTTCGATGCGCTGTTTGCCCAATACGTGCAACAACGTCAAGCCGCTGCAACTGCACCCGCAGCCGAAGAAGCAAACGCTTAA
- the gpsA gene encoding NAD(P)H-dependent glycerol-3-phosphate dehydrogenase, whose translation MKNSADITVLGAGSYGTALAISLASNGHKTLLWGHDPVHMQTLAQDKCNQAFLPGIAFPDCLQIEADLAKALAASNNVLVVVPSHVFGTVLEQAKPLLRSDARIVWATKGLEPETGRLLQDVARDVLGEQYPLAVLSGPTFAKELAMGLPTAISVAGTCPQFTNDLVELLHSPKRLRVYANDDFTGLQLGGAVKNVIAIGAGMSDGIGFGANARTALITRGLVELTRLGEALGANAATFMGMAGLGDLVLTCTDNQSRNRRFGLALGKGCDVDTAQAEIGQVVEGYRNTKEVFTLAKRLGVEMPITEQIYQVLYQGKAPVDAAKELLSREKKSETPAQ comes from the coding sequence ATGAAAAACTCTGCCGACATCACGGTATTAGGGGCGGGCTCATATGGCACCGCCCTTGCCATCTCTTTAGCCAGCAATGGTCATAAGACCTTGTTATGGGGACACGATCCTGTCCACATGCAAACGCTTGCGCAAGATAAGTGCAACCAAGCATTTTTGCCTGGTATTGCGTTCCCGGATTGTTTACAGATCGAAGCCGATTTAGCCAAAGCCTTAGCCGCCAGTAACAATGTGTTAGTGGTGGTGCCAAGCCATGTGTTTGGTACTGTGCTTGAGCAAGCTAAACCTTTGCTGCGTAGCGATGCGCGCATCGTCTGGGCAACCAAGGGGCTCGAGCCTGAAACAGGGCGTCTACTGCAAGATGTCGCCCGTGATGTATTAGGTGAGCAATATCCGCTGGCGGTGTTATCTGGGCCGACCTTCGCGAAAGAATTAGCCATGGGTTTACCTACGGCCATTTCGGTCGCGGGCACTTGTCCACAGTTCACCAACGATCTTGTCGAGCTGTTACACAGCCCTAAACGTCTACGGGTTTACGCCAATGACGACTTTACGGGTTTGCAACTGGGCGGCGCGGTAAAGAACGTCATCGCCATTGGCGCGGGCATGTCCGACGGTATCGGCTTTGGTGCCAATGCCAGAACGGCCTTAATCACCCGTGGTTTAGTCGAATTGACGCGTTTAGGCGAAGCCTTAGGTGCCAATGCTGCTACCTTTATGGGAATGGCGGGGTTAGGCGACCTAGTGTTGACTTGCACCGACAACCAATCCCGTAATCGCCGTTTCGGTTTAGCCTTAGGTAAAGGTTGCGATGTAGATACCGCACAGGCCGAAATCGGCCAAGTGGTTGAAGGTTATCGCAATACTAAAGAAGTCTTTACCCTTGCGAAACGCCTTGGGGTGGAAATGCCAATCACTGAGCAAATCTACCAAGTCTTGTATCAAGGTAAAGCGCCGGTCGATGCCGCTAAAGAGTTGCTCAGCAGAGAAAAGAAATCAGAAACGCCAGCGCAATAA
- the gpmM gene encoding 2,3-bisphosphoglycerate-independent phosphoglycerate mutase, with protein MTTTKRPIALLILDGWGYRENTHMNAIFHAKTPVLDRLNDQYAHGLISGSGLDVGLPDGQMGNSEVGHINLGSGRIVYQELTRISKAISDHEFEKNPALCDAVDSAIKANGAVHIMGLLSPGGVHSHEEHIEAMCRMAVARGATKVYLHAFLDGRDTPPRSAKGSLSHFDDLFTTLGHGRVASIIGRYFAMDRDNRWDRVSQAYDLITQGKAKFQYDNAVTALEAAYARDENDEFVSSSAITDADGQVATLQDGDALIFMNFRADRARQITRSFINPDFDGFERAVVPKMHFVTLTEYAADIKAPIAYPSENLVNTLGEVLQKQGRTQLRISETEKYAHVTFFFNGGKEEPFEGEDRILIQSPKVATYDLQPEMSSTELTDKLVAAIESTKYDVIICNYPNGDMVGHTGNFDAAVKACEAVDACIGRVVEALAKVGGECIITADHGNAEQMTDETTGQAHTAHTSELVPFLFVGRDANIDAGGKLSDIAPTILHLLGEAIPAEMTGKPLIHIKE; from the coding sequence ATGACGACAACTAAACGTCCAATCGCGTTGTTGATCCTCGATGGCTGGGGCTACCGTGAAAATACGCATATGAATGCCATTTTCCACGCTAAGACTCCAGTACTCGACCGCCTCAATGACCAATACGCCCACGGTTTGATTTCAGGTTCTGGTTTAGATGTAGGTTTGCCCGATGGCCAGATGGGTAACTCTGAAGTAGGCCACATCAATCTAGGCTCCGGCCGTATCGTGTATCAAGAACTCACTCGTATCAGTAAAGCGATTAGCGACCATGAGTTTGAGAAAAACCCAGCCCTATGTGATGCAGTAGACTCGGCGATTAAAGCCAATGGCGCAGTGCACATTATGGGCCTGCTTTCTCCCGGCGGTGTTCACAGCCATGAAGAGCATATCGAAGCAATGTGCCGTATGGCCGTGGCTCGCGGTGCAACCAAAGTATATTTACACGCCTTTTTAGACGGCCGCGATACTCCACCCCGTAGTGCTAAAGGCAGCTTAAGCCATTTTGATGATCTGTTTACTACATTAGGCCATGGCCGCGTCGCTTCGATTATCGGCCGTTACTTCGCGATGGACAGGGATAATCGTTGGGACCGCGTATCGCAAGCCTACGACCTTATCACCCAGGGCAAGGCTAAGTTCCAATATGACAATGCGGTAACCGCACTAGAAGCCGCCTATGCCCGCGATGAGAACGACGAGTTTGTGTCTTCATCGGCAATCACAGATGCAGACGGTCAAGTTGCGACCTTGCAGGATGGCGATGCACTGATATTTATGAACTTCCGCGCTGACCGCGCCCGCCAGATCACCCGCAGCTTTATCAACCCTGACTTTGACGGTTTCGAACGTGCTGTCGTGCCGAAAATGCACTTTGTCACCCTGACAGAATATGCGGCAGATATTAAGGCACCTATTGCCTATCCATCTGAAAATTTAGTGAATACTCTAGGTGAAGTACTGCAGAAACAAGGTCGCACTCAACTGCGGATCTCTGAAACTGAAAAGTACGCCCATGTGACTTTCTTCTTCAACGGCGGTAAGGAAGAGCCATTCGAGGGCGAAGACCGAATTTTAATTCAATCACCTAAAGTGGCGACTTACGATCTACAACCTGAGATGAGTTCAACCGAACTGACCGACAAACTCGTGGCCGCGATTGAATCCACCAAGTACGATGTGATCATCTGTAACTACCCCAATGGCGATATGGTTGGCCACACGGGTAATTTCGATGCCGCCGTTAAAGCCTGTGAGGCTGTCGATGCCTGTATCGGCCGCGTGGTTGAAGCGCTGGCTAAAGTCGGTGGTGAATGTATTATTACCGCTGACCACGGCAACGCAGAACAAATGACCGACGAAACCACAGGCCAAGCCCATACGGCCCACACCAGTGAACTCGTGCCCTTTTTGTTTGTAGGCCGAGATGCAAACATAGATGCCGGTGGCAAACTGAGCGATATCGCGCCAACCATTCTGCATCTACTGGGCGAAGCCATTCCCGCAGAGATGACGGGTAAGCCATTAATCCACATTAAAGAGTAA
- a CDS encoding TrkH family potassium uptake protein — MVQWHPSIMAIEHNPRSDRKLLGAPPFILSVSFALLILLGTGLLMLPIATESPITWLQSLFTATSAVTVTGLVVVDTGTVFTSFGQIVIALLIQLGGLGLMTFAIVTLIALGGRIGFLQQTVAKEAFNQTDTSTLVSTAKAVLLFSLLVEAVGMLILSVYWSGELGWQTSIFHGFFYTISAFNNAGFALSADSLMPYVADPVINLTITALFIIGGLGFSVWIDLKRNKRWSKLSVYSRMMITGTIIINTVAVIAIYLIEYNNPNTLAPLSELGKWLASWFQAVTPRTAGFNTLAIDKLEDGTTPLMLVLMFIGGGSLSTASGIKVVTFMVLILATYGYLRRDEAVYVFKREIPKETISKALALTMISIGVTWLAIFALVLSEKAPLIDIVFEAVSALGTVGLSRGLTGNLSSAGQAIIIFMMFMGRLGPLMLAYFLANPRVKKLRYAETKLAIG, encoded by the coding sequence GTGGTTCAGTGGCATCCTTCCATCATGGCAATCGAGCATAACCCCAGATCCGATAGAAAGCTGTTAGGCGCCCCACCGTTTATTTTAAGTGTGAGCTTTGCATTGCTGATCCTGCTCGGCACTGGCTTACTTATGCTGCCGATAGCGACCGAATCCCCTATCACTTGGCTACAAAGCCTGTTCACGGCTACCTCAGCGGTCACAGTGACAGGGCTGGTCGTTGTCGACACTGGGACGGTATTTACCTCCTTCGGGCAAATCGTCATCGCCCTGTTAATCCAACTCGGCGGGCTTGGGTTGATGACCTTTGCCATAGTCACTCTTATTGCCCTTGGCGGTAGGATTGGCTTTCTACAGCAAACCGTTGCAAAAGAGGCTTTTAATCAAACCGATACTTCAACATTAGTCTCGACCGCCAAAGCCGTATTGCTGTTTTCATTGCTGGTAGAAGCCGTGGGCATGCTGATTTTATCTGTCTATTGGAGCGGTGAACTGGGTTGGCAAACCAGTATATTCCACGGTTTTTTCTATACCATTAGCGCCTTTAATAACGCAGGTTTTGCCCTCAGTGCCGACAGCCTAATGCCCTATGTGGCCGATCCCGTCATTAACCTCACCATCACAGCTTTATTTATCATTGGCGGTTTAGGGTTTTCGGTGTGGATAGATCTCAAGCGCAACAAACGTTGGTCAAAACTCAGCGTTTACAGCCGCATGATGATCACAGGCACTATCATAATCAACACCGTGGCCGTGATTGCGATATATCTGATTGAGTACAACAACCCCAACACCTTGGCGCCCTTAAGCGAACTCGGCAAATGGCTAGCCTCATGGTTTCAAGCCGTTACGCCGCGCACCGCTGGCTTTAATACACTAGCCATAGACAAACTCGAAGACGGCACAACGCCACTTATGCTGGTATTGATGTTTATCGGTGGCGGCTCATTAAGCACCGCCAGCGGTATTAAAGTCGTCACTTTTATGGTGCTGATTTTGGCAACCTATGGCTACTTACGCCGCGATGAAGCCGTTTATGTGTTTAAGCGTGAGATCCCCAAAGAGACCATTAGCAAGGCCCTAGCGCTCACCATGATCTCCATCGGCGTCACTTGGCTGGCCATCTTCGCACTGGTATTAAGTGAAAAAGCACCGCTAATCGATATAGTCTTTGAGGCCGTATCGGCACTGGGCACAGTTGGCTTATCCCGCGGTTTAACCGGCAATTTATCGAGTGCAGGCCAAGCCATCATCATCTTTATGATGTTTATGGGACGACTAGGCCCACTGATGCTGGCCTACTTCCTCGCCAACCCAAGGGTGAAAAAACTGCGTTACGCAGAAACCAAACTGGCGATTGGTTAA
- a CDS encoding rhodanese-like domain-containing protein → MQEYIEFFKAHSMLSLAWVGLFIVLVISVIKSSLSKIKNITHQELTIMVNRQDAKVVDVRSSDEFRKGHIVDALNVTLADIKNNQTSALEKFKASPIILVCNAGMTSSQAAQLLSKQGFENLYNLKGGMGEWQAANMPVSKSKR, encoded by the coding sequence ATGCAAGAATATATCGAATTTTTTAAAGCTCACTCTATGTTAAGTCTGGCTTGGGTGGGATTATTTATTGTGCTTGTGATCAGCGTGATCAAATCGAGCCTCTCTAAAATCAAAAATATTACTCACCAAGAATTAACCATTATGGTGAACAGACAGGACGCAAAAGTGGTTGATGTGCGTTCGAGCGACGAGTTCCGTAAGGGTCACATTGTTGATGCGCTTAACGTTACACTCGCGGATATCAAAAATAATCAGACTTCAGCCCTTGAAAAGTTTAAAGCCAGTCCCATTATACTTGTATGCAATGCTGGCATGACCTCGTCTCAAGCGGCTCAGCTTTTAAGCAAACAGGGTTTTGAGAATCTGTATAACTTAAAAGGTGGTATGGGTGAATGGCAGGCAGCGAATATGCCTGTTTCAAAAAGCAAAAGATAA
- a CDS encoding murein hydrolase activator EnvC family protein — MSTRLLVKASILAGFMMLSFSANASDLQKRQSELKSIQAQINKQQSALKNTSKQREKLLSLLRSDEEAIAAAAKKVNTTKNSLGQIDTKLAELKQRQEELEVLKVSQQKTLSKQLSSAYLAGNHDYTKMMLNQQSPATIERMLAYYQYLNKARMKSINELKQTLTELDEIKASQTSKQQQLTKLIAEQQVQSKRLSQEQNQRQQTLKELQRTLNTKGAELEQLQIEEASLKRVVEQALRAMKDNPSMEGFGKQSGKLKWPTKGRVSTSFGSQRSGQVVWKGTMLSAPEGQNIRAVSGGKVIYADWLRGFGLVMVIDHGKGYMSLYGHAQTLLKSPGDMVKSGEAIALVGRSGGQTEPGLYFEIRYKGQAVDPAKYCR; from the coding sequence GTGAGCACTCGACTCCTTGTTAAAGCCAGCATTCTTGCTGGCTTTATGATGTTATCTTTTTCGGCTAACGCTTCTGATCTGCAGAAGCGTCAGTCCGAGTTGAAATCAATCCAAGCGCAAATAAATAAACAACAAAGCGCGCTTAAAAACACCAGTAAGCAACGGGAAAAATTACTCTCATTGCTGCGAAGCGATGAAGAGGCGATTGCGGCTGCCGCCAAAAAAGTCAACACCACCAAAAACAGCCTAGGGCAAATAGACACTAAACTTGCCGAGCTTAAACAGCGGCAAGAAGAGTTGGAAGTACTTAAGGTAAGCCAGCAAAAAACGCTCTCAAAACAACTTTCTAGCGCCTATTTAGCGGGTAATCACGATTACACTAAGATGATGCTCAACCAGCAAAGCCCCGCCACCATTGAGCGCATGCTGGCTTATTATCAATATCTAAACAAAGCCCGGATGAAATCAATCAATGAATTAAAACAGACGCTTACCGAGCTTGATGAAATTAAAGCCTCACAAACCAGCAAGCAACAACAACTCACTAAGCTGATTGCCGAGCAACAAGTGCAATCTAAGCGCTTAAGCCAAGAACAAAACCAACGTCAACAGACCCTTAAAGAACTGCAGCGCACACTCAACACTAAAGGTGCTGAACTCGAACAACTGCAAATTGAGGAGGCGAGCTTAAAACGGGTTGTCGAACAGGCTCTACGGGCAATGAAAGACAATCCTTCAATGGAAGGTTTTGGTAAGCAAAGCGGCAAGCTTAAATGGCCGACTAAGGGTCGTGTGAGTACTAGCTTTGGTAGCCAACGTTCCGGTCAAGTAGTGTGGAAAGGCACTATGTTGTCTGCACCTGAAGGGCAAAATATTCGAGCCGTTTCAGGTGGTAAAGTCATTTATGCCGACTGGTTACGCGGTTTTGGTCTTGTGATGGTCATAGATCACGGCAAAGGTTATATGAGTCTTTACGGTCACGCTCAAACCCTACTAAAAAGCCCTGGTGATATGGTAAAAAGCGGTGAAGCGATTGCTTTAGTCGGACGTTCGGGTGGACAGACCGAGCCTGGCCTATACTTTGAAATAAGGTATAAGGGGCAAGCCGTCGATCCAGCCAAGTACTGTCGCTAA
- a CDS encoding HipA domain-containing protein: MANYSIIDISDQDIDGFEQMGTKSKFWYTDSQTGEEFLFKSIHTEDRQGNPIERKGEDWAEKIACGIAEALGIPHAHYDLANYQGKRGIRSKKFTDTGDNMFFGNQLIEHVANRINIPLEIGQRSQKIDRVAVILARLVVNPPKEWVPTDNIKSAFDVFIGYLLLDTLISNQDRHNENWAMITDGSKSFLAPSFDHAASLGRNESIEKMREILASKDEGRQISAYVSRSKSHFYSGNERLKTLAAFLSFGQYRKKATMEWLTRLETFDQDSMFLIVNGVPEAMMGSIEKEFCMGILIANKNRILQNKELFI; the protein is encoded by the coding sequence TTGGCAAATTACTCAATTATTGATATTTCTGATCAAGATATTGATGGTTTTGAGCAGATGGGGACCAAATCAAAATTTTGGTATACCGACTCACAAACGGGAGAAGAGTTTCTCTTTAAGTCCATTCATACCGAAGATCGTCAAGGAAACCCCATAGAAAGAAAAGGTGAGGACTGGGCTGAAAAAATTGCTTGTGGTATTGCTGAAGCTTTAGGTATTCCACATGCTCATTATGATCTAGCAAACTATCAAGGTAAAAGAGGAATTCGAAGTAAGAAATTCACCGATACCGGAGATAATATGTTTTTTGGTAATCAGCTGATTGAGCATGTAGCGAATAGAATTAATATCCCTTTAGAGATTGGACAGCGTTCACAAAAAATTGATCGTGTAGCGGTAATTTTGGCTCGACTAGTTGTAAACCCTCCCAAAGAGTGGGTCCCTACCGATAATATAAAGTCGGCTTTTGACGTATTTATTGGTTACTTGCTATTAGACACTTTGATTTCTAATCAAGATCGCCATAACGAGAACTGGGCGATGATTACAGATGGTAGCAAGAGTTTCCTTGCACCGTCCTTTGACCATGCCGCTAGTCTTGGAAGAAATGAATCTATTGAAAAAATGCGCGAAATTTTGGCTAGTAAGGATGAGGGCCGACAGATTTCAGCTTATGTCAGCAGAAGTAAGTCTCACTTTTATAGTGGAAATGAGCGGCTAAAAACTCTTGCAGCCTTTTTGAGCTTTGGGCAATACAGGAAAAAGGCAACTATGGAGTGGTTAACAAGGCTTGAAACATTCGATCAGGATTCAATGTTTTTAATTGTAAATGGCGTTCCAGAGGCAATGATGGGAAGCATTGAAAAAGAGTTTTGTATGGGTATATTAATTGCTAATAAAAACCGTATATTGCAGAATAAAGAATTGTTTATATAG
- a CDS encoding potassium channel family protein — protein MAHFTVIGLGRFGVAASLELIHLGHTVTGVDSDPKMVEKYVESLTEAVICDCSDETALRELDLANSEAVLVAIGEDMQSSLLCTLALKNLGVQTIWVKASTKAHHTIVSKLGVARIIHPEEEMGIRVAQSLNYPMVNNFLAIGDGLYIVEIHIKPHLDQTSVSQLLGSVQDGAQDDLTNIKRNPKGKVAAVMVKRDLAVFSRIDGSFVLQTNDALLLCGSRSELKYLAPRLV, from the coding sequence ATGGCGCATTTTACGGTCATTGGTTTAGGGCGATTTGGCGTTGCCGCCAGCCTTGAATTGATCCACCTAGGCCACACAGTAACAGGTGTCGATAGCGACCCCAAAATGGTTGAAAAGTACGTTGAAAGCCTAACCGAGGCCGTGATTTGCGACTGCTCAGACGAAACCGCACTGCGGGAGCTTGACCTAGCGAACAGTGAAGCCGTTCTGGTCGCCATTGGCGAAGATATGCAGTCGAGTTTGCTGTGCACCTTGGCGCTTAAAAATCTCGGCGTGCAGACCATTTGGGTCAAGGCCAGCACTAAGGCACACCATACTATCGTCTCTAAACTCGGCGTCGCCCGCATCATTCATCCGGAAGAAGAGATGGGTATTCGCGTCGCCCAGTCGCTTAACTATCCCATGGTAAATAACTTTCTCGCCATTGGTGATGGACTCTATATTGTTGAAATTCATATTAAACCCCACCTAGATCAAACCTCGGTATCCCAACTACTGGGTTCGGTGCAGGATGGTGCGCAAGATGACTTAACCAATATAAAACGCAACCCTAAGGGCAAAGTCGCCGCCGTGATGGTTAAACGTGATTTGGCAGTATTTAGCCGAATCGATGGCAGCTTTGTGCTACAGACTAATGATGCTTTGCTACTTTGTGGCAGCCGCAGCGAGCTTAAATATCTCGCCCCAAGGTTGGTGTAA